The DNA sequence ATACTTCACCGACGTCACCATCCCCGGGTTCGGTGTCGTCGTCCTCGCACTCGCGATTGCGGGTGTCAACGGCGGCCTGCTCGCGCTGAACGACCAGACGGTCCTCAACTCCGAGCACAACGTCGCCATCGTCGTCGCCATCATCGTCGTCCTGATGATCACGCTCTACGCGCACGCACAGGGTGACAAACTGGGCGCGGCACTACCGAAACGGCTCACGCTCAAGAAGATCACCGAACGGACCCTCTCGACGGACGTCGTCGACATCGTCGGCGGCCGCGGGCAGGTCCGCGTCACCGCCACCGGCGAGGTCGCCGACATCGAGGGCTATCCGCCGATGCCCGCGGAACTCCGCGCCGAACTGCAGGACGGCGAGTGGACCTTCCCGGCCGACGTCCCGCTGACCGAACTGGAGACCCGACTCGCCGACCGGCTGAAGACGGACCACGACCTCGCGGAGGTCTCCGTCCGCCTCGACGAGCGGGCGCGGGCGACCATCGCCGCCGCTCCGCCGGTCGGTGGGCTCTCGAAACGCGTCCCGACCGGCAAGCGCGCCGTCTCGGTCGGCGCGCTCGTGCCGACGGGGCTGGCCCGCGGCGACGTCGTCGACCTCGTCACGCCCGACGGCGTCGTCTCGGGGACGGTCCTCAGCGCGAAGTCGACCGAGAAGGCCGAGAAGAAGGAGAAGGCAGCCGCGACCGACGGCGGCACCGACTCGGCGACCGTCGAGCCGCCCACACCGACGTCGGTGACGGCGGGTGGTGAGGGGCGGGTGACCGTCGCCGTCGACCGCACCGCCGCGGCGACGCTCCTGGCCACCTCCTCGGCACAGGTCGTCGTGCAGGCCCGCGGGACGCTCCGGGAGTTCGAACTCACGTCGCTGCTCCGGCGTGCCGGGCGGCGGTTCCGCCGCGTGTCCGTCAAGGCCGGCGGCCCGCTCGACGGGACGACCATCGGCGAGGCGAGCGTCCGCGACACCTACGAGGTGGGTATCCTCGCGGTCAGACACGACGGCTGGCAGTTCGCCCCGCGCGGGTCGACCGCGCTGTCGGCCGGAGACGAACTGTACGTCGTCGGGACGCGCGACGCGCTCGACCGGTTCGCGGAGGTGGCGGTATGAGCCTCCTTCAGACCGCCGTCCCCATCGCGCAGGTCGTCGGCTCCGCGCTCGGCGTCGTCGGCGTGCTCCTCGGCTACGCGCTCGCCGCCGCGGTGGCCGCCGGGATCGTCTCGCTCGTCTTCCGCTGGTACTTCAAGGAACCCGCCTCCAAGGGCGTCGCCGCGCTCATCGGCGTGGCGGTCGTCGTCGCCGCGCTGAACTTCTCGGAGCTCAGCAGCGTCATCGCGGGCACCGAGGCGACCATCTTCGAGTTGGAGACCGTCCTCACGAACGTCGCCGCCATCGGCGTCGCTATCGGTGCCTCGCTCGTCGGCCAGCGCGTCGGCGACGCCGCCGCCACGAACGTCTTCGCCATCACCGGCGTGAAGGAACTCGAAGGCGAGGTCAGCAAGGTCGTCCGGTCGGTCGGCCGCGTCTCGGCCGTCACGCTCCCCGACGAGATCGACGACATGGACGAACACGACACCGTCTCCGTCGAGAAGAAAGACGAGATGGCGGGCAAGACGCTGCTGTTCCCGCGGAAGCTGACCGTCGACGAACTCCGCGACAGACTCACCACGCGGCTCAAAGACGACTACAGCGTCGGCTACGTCGACGTCGAACTCGACGCCGACGGCGAGGTAACGTATCTCGCCGTCGGCAGCCGGATGGCCGGTATCGGGCCGACGCTCACCCCCGGCGGGGCCGCCGTCGCCGTCAAGGCGGACCCGGCCAACAGCGCGAGTCCGGGCGACGTCGTGCAGGTGTGGACCGACGCGGAGACACCGGAACGGGTCCTCACCGCCGAGTTGCGGGCGACCGCTGGCGACGTGGCCACGCTCGCGGTCGACGCGGCCGACGCCGCGAAACTCGACCCCACGAAGACCTACCGACTGGTGACACTCCCCGCCGAACCGCAGACCGACCGCGAGTTCGCCTCGCTGCTCCGGGCCGCCGAGGAGACGATGGGCGTCGTGACCGTCCGCGAGGGCAGTCCGCTCGTCGGCAAGACGCTCGGCGACGTGAAACAGACCGTCGCCGCGGTGCGGTCCGACGGCAAGACCGTCGAAGCGATGCCCCCGCGGAGTCGCGAACTCGCCGCGGGCGACACGCTCTACGTCGTCGCCCGGCCGGAAGGGCTCCGCAAACTCGAAGCCGAGGCACAGGCGCAACCCTCTTCAGCCGCGGTGGGGGAGTGACCGTATGGAGTGGAAGCTGTTTGCGGACCTCGCAGAACTCGCGGGCGACCGCCACGTCGCCGTCGATGTCGACGCCGGCGACACCGTCGGCGACGCCCTCGACGCACTGCTCGCGGACCACCCGGCGCTCGAAGAGCGCGTCCTCGACGACGACGGCGAACTCCGAGACCACATCAACGTCCTCTGTAACGGCGAGAACGTCTTCATCGAAGACGGACTGGCGACGGTGCTCGAAGCCGGTGACGAACTCGCGCTGTTCCCGCCGGTGAGCGGCGGTTGAGTGGCTTTTAATTGAATTGTTTCGCATCTCAGGCAAACACCGTTCTTCCAGTGTCGTCCACGACCGAACAGGCGTCAGCGGAACGGTCAGTTGTTTGTCGCCACTCGGGTCAATACGAATGACAGAGCCCGTTATCCCCTATACCGACGACTTCCCACCAGAAGTTCCCATCATCACTTACAGACACTTCCACAAATGAGCCTGAATTACAGTCGCCGACTGAGTTTGACGGATTATACGCCATTCTGGGATCAGCTCGGACTGGTTCGTTGTCGTCCATTTCGAACTGGATCGCATACCAAACTGGCTCTGTGAAAACGTCAGAGTACGTCTTGGTTTCGCCGGGAGGGAGTACGACAGTCAAGCTTAGATTTCGCTGGGCTGCGACCACGTTTACACTGCCTGCCACTTCTCCGGGGGCATTTCCTTGACGGGAGCCGACGTCGACCACTTGCAGTGAAATCTCGTGCGGAACCACTTGATCGTTGACAAGCCTGATGCTACCTTGGTCTGGAGTTTCATCGAATGCTGAGCATCCAGCAAGACCGGCGATGGACCCGAGACTAATTGACGACATAAACGCTCGTCGGGAGGGCATACTACAAGAAGAAACTCACACTACTAATATACAACTGAATGGGCTACTCGTCTTCTGCGTCGGCCGTGCGACCGGCTTCCTCGACCTGCTGGGCCAGTGTGACCGCGTCGGCCGCGACCGTCTCGTAGTCGAGACCGGCTTCGCTGGCGACGAGGCGGAGATGGGTCGCGAGCAACGACAGGGCCTGAAAGCCCTCCTGTTGGCTGTCGGCGTCGTCGGTGCGGTAGGAGTAGGTGGTGTCGACCTCCGCGCCGTCGCGGACGACCCCGACGTGGAAGGCGGTGATGCTGTCGTCGTCGAGGAGGTCGCGGGCGGCGTCGAGCTCTGTCTGGAAGGCGTCGTCCATGGCCGCGGCTACGGAGCGGGTTCGTGAAAAGACACCGGGTGTCGGAGGCGATTACTCGGCCGGACGCGGGCGGGCGACGAACAGCGTCTCGACGATGCTGAACGGGTCGTAGACCGACTGGTGGCACTGGCAGTAGACCCCGTTCTCCGCGCCGAACCGGGCGGCGTCGGAGGCCTGCTTGTAGCCGGGGACACAGCAGAAGTGCGTACACTTGTTCAGCCAGGCGATGAAGCCCTGGTCGGTCGAGGCCTGGAGCCACGGGTCGTCCTGTGCGGCCTCTTCGATGCGCTCGCTGCGGACGACCTGGATCGGGATGACGTCGTCGGCGTCCTGCGACCGCCAGGTGCCCGTCGCGGGCTTCCCGACGCCTGCGTCGCCGATGCCGTTACCCCACTCGCGGTAGTCCGAGAAGTCGTCGACGTGGAGGCGGTCACCCTCGCTGTAGGTGTCCTGCTGCCAGGTGTAGGCCGGGTTCGCGCCCGAGCGGAAGTAGTTCTCGCTCTCGTAGTCGGGCTGGATGCCCGCGTAGGACTCGACCCCGCAGTACTGGAACCACTCCGAGGAGTAGGTGACGCCGCTGCCGCCGTAGTCGGGCGTCTCGGCGATCTGGATGGTCACACCGGCCTCCGTCTGCTCGCCGACCTCGGGCCAGACGCCCTTGATGTAGCCCTCGGAGTCGATCTCGATGGGGATCTGGGGCATCCCGCGCGGCGCGGGACCGGCGGTGTTCTCGATGGCCATCGCCTGGGTGGACCCGCCACCGGCACCGGAGGACGTGGTCGCGAGGTTGATGCCAGCAGCGCCGGTCGTGCCGACACCAGCAAGCGCCGCCCCCCCGACGACGCCCTTGACGAACCGCCGCCGACCGGACTCGGTCGGGTACTTGTCGTCGTTGTCGCTCATAGCTGACCCTTGGTGTGGCTGGTAAAAAGAGTGACGAAGTGTGCGGTGGCGTCCCGCGGGAGACTCGGCGGAAGCGACGCGCTCACGCCGGGTTTCTCCCGCTTCGACGGCTGTCCGCCGCCGCGTCTCCCCCAAACGCTGCCAGCGGGGTCGTCCCGTCGCGACCCACTCTCGAACTCGGTGGTGCTACGCGACCGTCCGGACCGGTATATATCCCACTTAGCGAGATACTTCCCCGAGGCTCGTGTCGACTCCAACGGCGTCAGCGGTCCGCGACCGCCCGCGGCCGCCGTGCCACCACTGTCATCCCGACTATCGTGTGTCGTCTCGGGCCGCGGTGTCACCCCCCTTCACCGCGGCCACTCTCTCCGCCGACGAGCGACGGCGACGGCGCGGAACGACGTGTGACGTCAACGGGATGAGGCGACGACGAGGAACGTTCGTGACGAATTTACTCACTTCAGAGGCAATTTTTCGGATTGTAGCGTGTGCTTTTATCACACGTGACGAGTAGACATGGGTATGAGCCTCCACAACCGGACGGTCAGACAAGACGTCCGCGAGCTGGGCGCGCTACTGGGGAACGTGCTCGAAGCGCAGACGTCGACCGACGCCTTCGAGACTGTCGAGGAACTGCGGACGGCCGCCATCGCCTACCGCGATGGCTCCGAGCCGTCACGACAGCCGTTACACGACATCTACGACGAACTCGACCCCGAGAGCGAGAGTGTCGTTGCACGCGCGTTCACCACGTATTTCGAACTCATCAACCTCGCCGAGGAACGTGAGCGTGTCCGGGCAGTCCGGAAAGGCTCGCAAGAGGGTGAACTCGAAGACAGCCTCGACGAGACCATCGCCACCCTGTCGTCGGGTGACGCCGACAGCGAGACAGTCCAGCAGGTGCTCGACGACGTGCTCATCGAGCCGACCTTCACCGCGCATCCGACTGAGGCACGCCGCAAGACGGTCAAAGCCAAGCTCCGCTCTATCGCCGACGACCTCGAAGCGCTCGACGAGCGGCGGACGACCGAACAGGAGGCCGACCAGCTGTGGGACCGCGTCGACGCCGAGGTCACGAGCCTCTGGCAGACGCCGCAGGTCCGCAACCGACGGCCCGAGCCGACCGACGAGGCGCGCAACGTCCAGTGGTATCTGGAGAACACACTGTTCGACGTCGTCGGCGAGGTCTACAGCGAACTGGAAGAGACCGTCTCGGAGGCCTATCCGGACGTCGACGTGCCGAAGCTGTTCGAGTTCCGCTCGTGGGCCGGCAGCGACCGCGACGGCAACCCCTTCGTCACGCCCGAGGTGACGACCGAGACGCTCGAACGACAGCGGTCGGTCGTCCTCGCCAAGTACCGCACCGCCCTCAAGCGACTCTCGGGCGTCCTGAGCCAGGACGGCAACCGTATCGACGTCGGCGAGGCGTTCGAGGAGTCGCTGGCGGCGGACCGCGAGCGGCTCCCCGTCGTCGCCGACGAGACCGAGGAACGCTACCCCGACGAGCCGTACCGCCAGAAGCTGAAGCTGATGCGCGAACGGCTCGACCGCGTCGAGGACGTCCGCCCCGGCGGCTACGAGAACCACGATGAACTCATCGACGACCTCGAAGCCATCGCGACGAGCCTCGAACGCAACGGCGCGGGCAAGGTCGTCGAGACCTTCGTCCAGCCGCTGCTTCGACAGGTCGACACCTTCGGCTTCTCGCTTGCCAGCCTCGACCTCCGCGACCACCGCGAGATGCACACCGGCGCGATTCACGAGGCACTCGAAGCCGAGGGCTTCGACTACCAGGCCATGGACGAAGACGAGCGCGTCGAACTGCTGACGGACGCCATCCTGCAGGACGAGCCGGTGCTCGACCTGAGCGAACCGGGCGACGTCTCCGACGACGCCGAGCGCGTCCTGCGACGGTTCGACAAGCTCGCCGACTGGCAGCGCGAGTACGGCGTCGGTGCCATCGACACCTACGCCATCTCGATGACCGAGGAGCCGAGTCACGTCCTCGAAGTCCTGTTCCTCGCGGACCAGGCGGGCGTCATCTCGCTCCCGGACCACTGCGGACTCGACATCGTCCCGCTCTTGGAGACCGAATCCGCCCTCAACGGCGCGCGGCGCATCATGGGCACGCTGTTCGAGAACGAGGCCTACGAGCAGGCACTCGCCGCCCGCAACGACGTCCAGGAGATCATGCTCGGCTACTCCGACTCCAACAAGGAGAACGGGGTGCTCGCGGCCAACTGGGACCTCTACAAGAACCAGCGTAGATTGGCGGACATCACCGACGACTTCGACGTGACGATGCGGCTGTTCCACGGCCGCGGCGGCTCCATCTCCCGCGGTGGCGGGCCGATGAACCAGGCGATGCTCGCGCTGCCGAACGAGACGGTCACGGGCCAGATCAAGTTCACCGAGCAGGGTGAGGCCATCGCCGAGAAGTACGCCAACCGACGCATCGCCGAGCGCAACCTCGAACAGATGCTCGACGCGCAGATCCGCTCGCGGCACAACGCCATGCTCGAACCCGAAGAGGACGTGCCCGAGGAGTGGGTCGACGCGATGGACCTCATGTGCGACGCCGCGCGGGCGGAGTATCGCGACCTGCTCAACACCGACGGCTTCGTCTCCTACTTCGAGCAGGCGACGCCCATCACGGTCATCGAGGACCTCAACCTCGGCTCGCGGCCCGCCTCCCGAAGCGGCGAACGGACCGTCGAAGACCTCCGTGCCATCCCGTGGGTGTTCTCGTGGACCCAGTCGCGGTGTATCCTCCCCGGCTGGTACTCGCTGGCCTCGGGGCTGCAGGATTACCTCGACGACGGCGGCGACCGCGAGACGCTGAAGGAGATGTACGAGTCGTGGCCGTTCTTCCGGACGACGCTCGACAACGCGGCACTGTCGCTGGCGCGGACGGACCTCGAGATCGCCGCGGAGTACGCCGACCTCGCCGAGGCGGACCTCCGCGAGCAGTTCTTCCCGCGCGTCACCGACGAGTACCAGAACGGCGTCGACCTCGTGCTCGACATCTCCGAGCGCGACAAGCTCCTGAAGCGCGAGTGGCTCGGTGAGAGTCTCAAGCGTCGCAACCCCTACGTCGACCCGCTGAACTTCCTGCAGACGCATCTCCTGAAGCAGACCCACCGCACGCCCGAGGAGGAGAAGACCCTCCGTCTGACGGTGAAGGGGATCGCGGCCGGGATGAAGAACACCGGATAGTCCGAGAATCGCGGGACTGAAGCGTCGAATAGAGCGGAAACCCGCTCTGACTTCCTCCCCTCTCAGTCGTTTCGACTCTTGCTGTTTCGACTCCCCGAGCGACGGCGTCGTCGGTCACGGGCGATAGCGAAGAGAAAGCCCGAGAGAAACAGCAGTTCGTTCCCGGCGTAGATGTCGAGGACGGGCGCGATGAGGTCGAAGACGGACGCTGGCGCGGCGAGTCCCAGTATCGCCAAGACGAGTGCGGCGATGGCGGCGAGACCGGCGACCCACCGGGTCACGGCACCGCTGACGTAGCCGACGATGAAGACGAATACCGATTCGAGGAGTGTCATCAGTGGAGTGTGGGTTGCGATTTACCGACGGAGGCTGGACGTCGACCGAGGATGGAGGACATGGTTGTTCTATCGTCGTGACGAGGGATAAGACCGCTGGCGGGGGGCGAGGAGTATTCGGAGTGGTCGGTGACGAGTGTTCGGAGTAGTCGGTGTGGAGTGCTCGGAGTAATCGGCGAGCGTTCAGAGTTGTCGAGGAGTAGCCGAAACACACCGAGAGACCGCACGGCACTGCACGGCACCGCATAGCCACGTCCTCCCCAGCCGATTCGCTCACTCGCTTCCGCTCGTTCGCTCATCCCTCGCGCGTCGGTCGCGCTCACGCAGGAGCGCGACGCCGCGCGCCGGATGCGAAACTGTGCCCTCGACTATCCCGGCCGGTCCGGGTCGTCAGCGTCGAACGTCTCGTCGACGGGGTCCATGTTCATCTCGCCGAGTTCGTCCATCGACATCGGCCGGTCGCGGTCGCGGCCGGCGACTTCGACCGACACGCCGCTCGTGACGAGTGCCTGGATAGCCTCCTCGACGGTCATGTCGACGTCGTAGATCTGCTCAGTCGAGAAGTGGACGAGAAAGCCGCCCATGACGGGGTTGGGCGCGAGCGGGACGAACAGCGTCTGCATATCCATTTCGCCGACGGCGTCGTGAATCGTCCCCGGCGTGTCGGCCGTGACGAACGCCAGCGAATACGACCCCTCGTGGGGGAACTCGACGAGCTTGACTTCTTGGAAGGTCTCGGTCTCGTCGTCGAGAACGACGTCGCTCATCCGGCGGAAACTCCGGTACAGTTCGCCGACGCCGGGGACCGCCTCGACCGCGGTGTGAAAGGTCTGGGCGTGGTTCGTTTCGGTCACATCGGCGGTCAGCCCGACGCCGAGGATGATGACGAGCAAGAACAGAAACATCACCGCTTCGATGAGGATACCTTCGACGATGGGCGAGACGCCGGGAAGATACCGGACCAGCCAGACGGTCGGGTCCAACGCGTTCGAGAGAAAGTTCAGCGCGATGCCGAGGATGAAGAGCGTCACGATGAGTGGGACCGTCAGCGCGAGCCCGGTGACGAGCCAGTGACGGAGGTTACCCGTGAGCCCCCGACCGGCCGGTGTCTTTGCCATGCAATCCATCCGAACCGAGACCGCAAAAAACCACTTGTGACGGAACGTCTCGCTCCGTTAGACCTGGTTCCAGGGTGCTTCGTCGAAGTCGACGAGGCGGTTCCGGTCGTCGATGGCGTCGATGGCCGCGAGGTCCTCGTCGGACAGTTCGAGCGCCAGTGCCTCGAAGTTGTCGCGGATGTGGGCCTCGCTCGTGGCCTTCGGGATGGCGGCGACGTTGTCCTTCGAGAGCAGCCACGCGAGGCTCACCTGGTACGGCGAGGCGTCGTGGGCGTCGGCGATGTCGGCGATGGTCTCGTTGTCGGCGACTTCGCCGCGGGCGACGGGCGAGTAGGCGACGAGCGTGTGGTCGTGTTCCTGCGCGTAGCTGACGAGTTCCTCCTGCGGGAGCAGCGGATGCATCTCGACCTGGTGGGCGAACAGCGGCGCGTCCAGAATCTCGCGCGCCTCGTCGAGCTGGTCGGGGCGGAAGTTCGAGAGGCCGATGTGGTCGACGAGTCCTTCGTCGACGACCTCGTCGAGCGCGGGCAGCGTCTCCTCGGCGTCGTAGGCGTCCAGCGGCCAGTGGACGTACATGAGGTCGACGGAGTCCAGCCCGAGGCGGTCGAGGCTCTCCTTCGTCGTCTCGACGACGTCGTCGTAGCCCGTGTTGTCGGTGTCGAGTTTCGTTGCGACGAAGAGGTCCTCGCGGTCGCCGTCCATCTCGTCGAGCGCGCGGGCGATTCCCTCGCCGACGTACGCCTCGTTGTCGTACATCTGGGCCGTGTCGATGTTGCGGTAGCCCATCTCGATGGCCGTCCGGACGCTCTCGATACACTGCTCGCGGTCGGTGTTCTGGTACGTCCCGAGACCGAGTCGTGGCATCTGTTCCATGGCCGGCTGTTCGGCCGCCGAGTCACTGAAACCCTGCGGTTCCGGCAGCCGCGACGGCACGCTCGTCGGCTCTCCGAACCAGCAGTGTTTAGCGAACTGACACCGAAGTCTTCGACAACGACGATGGCTGAGGTCCTCATCTACGGCTCGTACGGCTACACCGGCGAGCACATCGCACGGACGGCGGTCGACCGCGGCTGGACGCCGGTGCTCGCGGGGCGCACGGAGGCGAAGGTGACCGAACTGGCCGACGAACTCGGCCTGCGAAGCCGCGTGTTCGACGTCGAGGACGCTGCCGACCAGCTCCGAGACGTCGACGTCCTGCTCAACTGTGCCGGGCCGTTCGCCCGGACGGCCGAGCCGCTGGCACGCGCGTGCATCGAGACCGGGACCGACTATCTCGACATCACGGGTGAGATCGGCGTCTTCGAGCGACTGCACCGGATGAACGACGCGGCAGCCGAGGCCGGGGTGACGCTCATGCCCGGCGTCGGCTTCGACGTCGTCCCGACCGACTGTCTCGCCGCGCATCTCCACGACAGACTGCCGGAGGCGACGTCGCTCGCGCTCGGTTTCGACGCCGTCGGCTCCTTCTCGCCGGGGACGCTGAAGACGGCCATCGAGGGACTCGGCGAGGGTGGCGTGGTCCGGCGAGAGGGGCGGCTCAAGCAGGTCCCCGCGGCGTGGAAATCCCGAAACGTCGACTTCGGCCGCGGCCGGAAGACGGCGACGACGGTCCCGTGGGGCGACGTCGCGACGGCCTACTACACGACCGGCATCCCGACCGTGGAGGTCTACACGCCGCTCCCGCGGGCAGCGCGGCTCCTCCTCCGGGCCGACCGCGTGCTGGGCGGGCTGCTCGAACGCGACGCCGTCCAGTCGGTGCTCAAACGGCTGGTCGACAAGCGCGTCGAGGGGCCCGACGACGAAGAGTTGGAGGAGGGCTTCGTCTGGGTCTGGGGCGAGGCGACCGACGGCCGCGACACGGTCACCAGCCGCCTGCGGACGCCGCACACCTACAAGCTGACCGTCGAGACGGCCCTGCTCACGACCGAGCGCGTCGGCGACGGCGACGCCCCGGTCGGCTACCAGACGCCAGCGGGTGCGTTCGGCCCGGAGCTGATTCTCGACGTCCCGGGCGTCCAGCGTCTCGACGACTGAGTTCCGGGTTCGCTTGACTCACTCGACGATTCGGACGGGATCGCGGCCGCTCTCCTCGAAGAACTCTCTGAGCACCGGCGTCACTTCTCGGAGCGTCTCGGGCTCGTGGGAGTCCGAGCCGACGGTGAAGGGAACGTCGTGAGCGTCGAGCACCTCGCGGAACGACGGCGCGGGATGGTACTCCGCGTAGTCCCGCAGGATACGGCCGCCGTTGATCTCGGGGATCGTCCGCGAGTTCTGGAAGGCCTTCGCGACGCGCTCGTAGTGCTCCTCGGTCGCGTACCCTCGGAGGACGGGGTTGCGTTCGAGCAGATCGACGTGGGCGGCGATGTCGAACAGCTCCGACTCGACGAGCGCGACGAGTTTGTCGTAGTAGTCGTCGGCCAGCGCGCGCCGTTCGTCCTCGTCTTTCTTCGCGAAATAGCCCTGAAAGTGGACGTTGACGTCTTCGAGATGGTGGACGCTTCCAATCGAATAGTCGAAGTCGGCCTCGTCGAGGAACGCGGCGATCTCGGCTTCGTCCTGCGGGTCGTAGTCCATCTCGACGGCGTCGTAGAGCGTCACGTCGAACCGCTCGTTGAGATTGTCGAGTGCCTGTCGGCGTCGCTCGTATGTCTGATCGAGGTTGAATCCGAGATGGCGTTTCGTCTCCTGCATCTCCTCGCGTGCGGAGACGTTGCAGTGGTCGGCGAAGCCGATGCCGTCCAGCCCGGCCTTCTCGGCCGCGCGAGCCATCTGGAAGAGGAACCGACCGTCCGAGTAGTTCGAGTGGACGTGGTAGTCGTGGCTGTGGGTCACTGCCGGAGGTTCGCCGGGGAGGAGGTAGAAGCTGTCGCCGGTGTGGTTCGGCGTGTCGCCCCGAGACGGGGGCGGAGTCTCGTCCGGCAACCGACGCCGGAGAATTTCACGCCCGTCCATTAGACAGCTAGAACATCCTAACATCCATGAATTTGCGCCGCTCTCCCACGGCGTTGACGGGTCCGAAACCGTTTTCAGCGACCCTCGCACACACTCGGTATGCCGACGGAACCTGACACAGGTTACGACCCCGATTTGGGGAGGAAGTTCATTTTCGTGACGGGGGGTGTGATGTCCGGACTGGGGAAGGGTATCACGGCCGCCAGTACCGGCCGACTGCTCTCGAACGCTGGGTTCGACGTGACGGCCGTCAAGGTCGACCCGTATCTCAACGTCGACGCCGGGACCATGAACCCGTACGAGCACGGCGAGGTCTACGTGCTCAAGGACGGGGGCGAGGTCGACCTCGACCTGGGGAACTACGAGCGGTTCCTCGGAGTCGACATGACCTCCGACCACAACATCACCACGGGCAAGACGTACCAGCACGTCATCGAGCGCGAGCGCGCCGGTGACTATCTGGGCAAGACGGTCCAGATCATCCCGCACGTCACCGACGATATCAAACGGCGCATCCGCGAGGCCGCCGACGGCTC is a window from the Halogranum gelatinilyticum genome containing:
- a CDS encoding potassium channel family protein; translated protein: MAALPVEILYGIYLGVLAGIIPAVIAGGLGFIFKYFTDVTIPGFGVVVLALAIAGVNGGLLALNDQTVLNSEHNVAIVVAIIVVLMITLYAHAQGDKLGAALPKRLTLKKITERTLSTDVVDIVGGRGQVRVTATGEVADIEGYPPMPAELRAELQDGEWTFPADVPLTELETRLADRLKTDHDLAEVSVRLDERARATIAAAPPVGGLSKRVPTGKRAVSVGALVPTGLARGDVVDLVTPDGVVSGTVLSAKSTEKAEKKEKAAATDGGTDSATVEPPTPTSVTAGGEGRVTVAVDRTAAATLLATSSAQVVVQARGTLREFELTSLLRRAGRRFRRVSVKAGGPLDGTTIGEASVRDTYEVGILAVRHDGWQFAPRGSTALSAGDELYVVGTRDALDRFAEVAV
- a CDS encoding cation:proton antiporter regulatory subunit; this translates as MSLLQTAVPIAQVVGSALGVVGVLLGYALAAAVAAGIVSLVFRWYFKEPASKGVAALIGVAVVVAALNFSELSSVIAGTEATIFELETVLTNVAAIGVAIGASLVGQRVGDAAATNVFAITGVKELEGEVSKVVRSVGRVSAVTLPDEIDDMDEHDTVSVEKKDEMAGKTLLFPRKLTVDELRDRLTTRLKDDYSVGYVDVELDADGEVTYLAVGSRMAGIGPTLTPGGAAVAVKADPANSASPGDVVQVWTDAETPERVLTAELRATAGDVATLAVDAADAAKLDPTKTYRLVTLPAEPQTDREFASLLRAAEETMGVVTVREGSPLVGKTLGDVKQTVAAVRSDGKTVEAMPPRSRELAAGDTLYVVARPEGLRKLEAEAQAQPSSAAVGE
- a CDS encoding ubiquitin-like small modifier protein 1, with amino-acid sequence MEWKLFADLAELAGDRHVAVDVDAGDTVGDALDALLADHPALEERVLDDDGELRDHINVLCNGENVFIEDGLATVLEAGDELALFPPVSGG
- a CDS encoding cytochrome B; this translates as MSDNDDKYPTESGRRRFVKGVVGGAALAGVGTTGAAGINLATTSSGAGGGSTQAMAIENTAGPAPRGMPQIPIEIDSEGYIKGVWPEVGEQTEAGVTIQIAETPDYGGSGVTYSSEWFQYCGVESYAGIQPDYESENYFRSGANPAYTWQQDTYSEGDRLHVDDFSDYREWGNGIGDAGVGKPATGTWRSQDADDVIPIQVVRSERIEEAAQDDPWLQASTDQGFIAWLNKCTHFCCVPGYKQASDAARFGAENGVYCQCHQSVYDPFSIVETLFVARPRPAE
- the ppc gene encoding phosphoenolpyruvate carboxylase, with the translated sequence MSLHNRTVRQDVRELGALLGNVLEAQTSTDAFETVEELRTAAIAYRDGSEPSRQPLHDIYDELDPESESVVARAFTTYFELINLAEERERVRAVRKGSQEGELEDSLDETIATLSSGDADSETVQQVLDDVLIEPTFTAHPTEARRKTVKAKLRSIADDLEALDERRTTEQEADQLWDRVDAEVTSLWQTPQVRNRRPEPTDEARNVQWYLENTLFDVVGEVYSELEETVSEAYPDVDVPKLFEFRSWAGSDRDGNPFVTPEVTTETLERQRSVVLAKYRTALKRLSGVLSQDGNRIDVGEAFEESLAADRERLPVVADETEERYPDEPYRQKLKLMRERLDRVEDVRPGGYENHDELIDDLEAIATSLERNGAGKVVETFVQPLLRQVDTFGFSLASLDLRDHREMHTGAIHEALEAEGFDYQAMDEDERVELLTDAILQDEPVLDLSEPGDVSDDAERVLRRFDKLADWQREYGVGAIDTYAISMTEEPSHVLEVLFLADQAGVISLPDHCGLDIVPLLETESALNGARRIMGTLFENEAYEQALAARNDVQEIMLGYSDSNKENGVLAANWDLYKNQRRLADITDDFDVTMRLFHGRGGSISRGGGPMNQAMLALPNETVTGQIKFTEQGEAIAEKYANRRIAERNLEQMLDAQIRSRHNAMLEPEEDVPEEWVDAMDLMCDAARAEYRDLLNTDGFVSYFEQATPITVIEDLNLGSRPASRSGERTVEDLRAIPWVFSWTQSRCILPGWYSLASGLQDYLDDGGDRETLKEMYESWPFFRTTLDNAALSLARTDLEIAAEYADLAEADLREQFFPRVTDEYQNGVDLVLDISERDKLLKREWLGESLKRRNPYVDPLNFLQTHLLKQTHRTPEEEKTLRLTVKGIAAGMKNTG
- a CDS encoding DUF502 domain-containing protein, producing the protein MAKTPAGRGLTGNLRHWLVTGLALTVPLIVTLFILGIALNFLSNALDPTVWLVRYLPGVSPIVEGILIEAVMFLFLLVIILGVGLTADVTETNHAQTFHTAVEAVPGVGELYRSFRRMSDVVLDDETETFQEVKLVEFPHEGSYSLAFVTADTPGTIHDAVGEMDMQTLFVPLAPNPVMGGFLVHFSTEQIYDVDMTVEEAIQALVTSGVSVEVAGRDRDRPMSMDELGEMNMDPVDETFDADDPDRPG
- a CDS encoding aldo/keto reductase: MEQMPRLGLGTYQNTDREQCIESVRTAIEMGYRNIDTAQMYDNEAYVGEGIARALDEMDGDREDLFVATKLDTDNTGYDDVVETTKESLDRLGLDSVDLMYVHWPLDAYDAEETLPALDEVVDEGLVDHIGLSNFRPDQLDEAREILDAPLFAHQVEMHPLLPQEELVSYAQEHDHTLVAYSPVARGEVADNETIADIADAHDASPYQVSLAWLLSKDNVAAIPKATSEAHIRDNFEALALELSDEDLAAIDAIDDRNRLVDFDEAPWNQV
- a CDS encoding saccharopine dehydrogenase family protein, coding for MAEVLIYGSYGYTGEHIARTAVDRGWTPVLAGRTEAKVTELADELGLRSRVFDVEDAADQLRDVDVLLNCAGPFARTAEPLARACIETGTDYLDITGEIGVFERLHRMNDAAAEAGVTLMPGVGFDVVPTDCLAAHLHDRLPEATSLALGFDAVGSFSPGTLKTAIEGLGEGGVVRREGRLKQVPAAWKSRNVDFGRGRKTATTVPWGDVATAYYTTGIPTVEVYTPLPRAARLLLRADRVLGGLLERDAVQSVLKRLVDKRVEGPDDEELEEGFVWVWGEATDGRDTVTSRLRTPHTYKLTVETALLTTERVGDGDAPVGYQTPAGAFGPELILDVPGVQRLDD